A window of the Salmo trutta chromosome 25, fSalTru1.1, whole genome shotgun sequence genome harbors these coding sequences:
- the LOC115162161 gene encoding gap junction delta-2 protein, with product MGEWTILERLLEAAVQQHSTMIGRILLTVVVIFRILIVAIVGETVYDDEQTMFVCNTLQPGCNQACYDKAFPISHIRFWVFQIIMVCTPSLCFITYSVHQSAKQKERRYSTVFLSLDKDQDSMKRDDSKKIKNTIVNGVLQNTENSTKEAEPDCLEVKEIPNSAMRTTGKSKKSRQEGISRFYIIQVVFRNALEIGFLVGQYFLYGFNVPSVYECDRYPCIKDVECYVSRPTEKTVFLVFMFAVSGFCVLLNLAELNHLGWKKIKTAVRGVQARRKSIYEIRNKDLPRMSVPNFGRTQSSDSAYV from the exons ATGGGGGAATGGACCATACTAGAGAGGCTCCTGGAGGCTGCTGTCCAGCAGCACTCTACTATGATAGGAAG gaTCCTACTAACTGTGGTGGTGATCTTCCGGATTCTAATCGTAGCAATAGTTGGAGAGACGGTCTATGATGACGAGCAAACGATGTTTGTTTGTAATACCTTACAACCTGGCTGCAACCAGGCTTGCTACGACAAGGCATTCCCAATTTCACACATTAGATTTTGGGTTTTCCAGATCATAATGGTTTGCACCCCGAGTCTTTGTTTTATCACATACTCGGTGCATCAGTCAGCGAAACAGAAGGAGCGACGGTACTCCACCGTCTTTCTGTCCCTGGATAAGGATCAAGATTCAATGAAACGAGATGACAGCAAAAAGATTAAAAACACCATTGTGAATGGAGTACTTCAGAACACAGAGAACTCCACCAAAGAAGCCGAACCCGACTGTTTGGAAGTCAAAGAGATCCCCAATTCAGCCATGAGAACTACTGGGAAGTCTAAAAAGAGTCGGCAAGAGGGTATCTCGAGGTTTTACATAATTCAAGTGGTTTTCAGAAACGCGCTGGAAATAGGGTTTTTAGTGGGTCAATATTTCTTGTATGGATTCAACGTCCCGTCGGTGTACGAATGTGATCGATACCCATGCATAAAAGATGTCGAGTGCTATGTTTCCAGACCAACTGAGAAGACCGTGTTTCTAGTCTTCATGTTCGCGGTCAGTGGCTTTTGTGTGTTGCTGAATCTGGCAGAACTCAATCATTTGGGGTGGAAGAAAATCAAAACGGCGGTGCGAGGAGTGCAGGCGAGGCGGAAGTCCATTTATGAAATCAGAAATAAGGACTTGCCCCGAATGAGTGTGCCTAATTTCGGTCGTACTCAATCCAGTGACTCTGCTTATGTGTAG